The Gymnodinialimonas sp. 57CJ19 genome includes a window with the following:
- the modC gene encoding molybdenum ABC transporter ATP-binding protein, with protein MLEVRIKHDFPSFALDVAFAAPMGVTALFGRSGAGKTSVVRAVAGVLEADVAQVTVDGTALDGLPVPQRRIGYVFQEPRLFPHMSVRANLSYGMRGAEMGPVVEMLGIGDLLDRRPGALSGGEAQRVAIGRALLSAPRLLLLDEPLAALDETRKAEILPYLERLRDEVGIPILYVSHLVPEIARLATTVVALEGGRVVRAGPAAEVLADPDVVPVFGVREAGALVNATIASHHDDGLTALTWSGGELLLPHVPQPIGAKVRVRVEAQDIMLATTRPEGISALNIVPVSVVSLRDGAGPGVIVQLRAGDDVLLARVTGRSAKAMDLSEGWQGYAVLKSVAVAAGNISRTG; from the coding sequence ATGCTTGAGGTTCGGATAAAGCACGATTTTCCCAGCTTCGCCTTGGACGTGGCGTTCGCGGCGCCCATGGGGGTGACGGCTCTGTTCGGGCGCTCTGGCGCCGGAAAAACAAGCGTTGTCAGGGCCGTGGCGGGCGTTCTTGAAGCGGACGTGGCGCAGGTCACTGTGGATGGAACGGCGTTGGACGGCCTGCCAGTTCCCCAACGACGCATCGGCTATGTGTTCCAGGAGCCGCGGCTATTTCCCCATATGTCGGTCCGCGCGAATCTGTCCTACGGGATGCGCGGCGCAGAGATGGGACCGGTGGTGGAGATGCTCGGGATCGGCGATTTACTGGACCGCCGCCCCGGCGCGTTATCGGGTGGTGAGGCGCAAAGGGTGGCCATCGGGCGCGCGTTGTTGAGTGCGCCACGGCTGTTGCTTCTCGATGAGCCCCTGGCCGCTTTGGATGAGACGCGAAAAGCGGAAATTCTGCCCTATCTGGAGCGCCTGCGCGATGAGGTGGGGATACCGATCCTATACGTGTCCCACTTGGTGCCGGAAATCGCGCGTCTGGCGACAACGGTGGTGGCGCTGGAGGGGGGCCGTGTGGTGCGGGCGGGGCCCGCGGCAGAGGTATTGGCAGACCCCGATGTGGTGCCGGTGTTTGGGGTGCGAGAGGCGGGGGCCTTGGTGAATGCCACCATCGCGTCCCACCATGACGACGGGTTAACGGCGTTAACCTGGTCGGGCGGTGAGCTTTTGTTGCCCCATGTGCCGCAACCAATCGGCGCGAAAGTCCGGGTCCGGGTGGAGGCGCAAGATATCATGCTGGCCACCACGCGGCCCGAGGGGATATCGGCCTTAAATATCGTTCCGGTGAGCGTAGTTTCCCTGCGCGATGGCGCCGGGCCGGGGGTGATTGTGCAGCTCCGCGCCGGTGATGATGTCTTGCTGGCGCGGGTGACCGGGCGCTCGGCCAAGGCGATGGACCTGTCCGAGGGGTGGCAGGGCTACGCGGTCCTGAAATCCGTCGCCGTCGCGGCCGGAAACATCAGCCGCACAGGCTAG
- a CDS encoding DUF192 domain-containing protein, translated as MRRNLLGCLILAAMPFAAAPALANCSEDRVELRGDWGSARFRVAIADEVHERAQGLMHVPELPRLGGMLFIYDHPQRVSFWMENTLIPLDMIFADETGQVVNVHTDAVPMDRTPIPGGSDDILYVLEVNAGTAETFGIAPGTQLRHVSVAQEIAVWPCSE; from the coding sequence ATGCGACGTAATCTTCTGGGATGTCTGATCTTGGCTGCGATGCCGTTCGCTGCCGCGCCTGCCTTGGCCAATTGCAGCGAGGACCGCGTCGAGCTGCGTGGCGATTGGGGCAGCGCCCGATTCCGCGTGGCCATCGCCGATGAGGTGCACGAACGCGCCCAGGGGTTGATGCACGTGCCCGAGCTGCCGCGCCTTGGCGGGATGCTCTTTATCTATGACCATCCACAGCGGGTAAGCTTCTGGATGGAGAACACGCTGATTCCCCTCGACATGATTTTCGCCGATGAGACGGGGCAGGTGGTTAACGTCCACACCGATGCCGTTCCCATGGACCGCACGCCGATTCCCGGCGGCAGCGATGACATACTATATGTACTGGAGGTGAACGCAGGCACAGCGGAAACTTTCGGGATCGCGCCGGGAACCCAATTGCGCCACGTCTCTGTGGCGCAAGAAATCGCTGTTTGGCCCTGTTCGGAATAA
- a CDS encoding vitamin B12-dependent ribonucleotide reductase, translating into MKIERRFTRDGADVYADQTFTTTTSEIRNPDGTIVFKLDNVEVPTGWSQVASDVIAQKYFRKAGVPAATKPVKEKGVPAFLQRHVADEKALEAMPEDQRYGGETSAKQVFRRLAGAWAYWGWKGGYFTSEADAQAYFDEMQLMLARQMAAPNSPQWFNTGLHWAYGIDGPAQGHHYVDYKTGKLTKSTSSYEHPQPHACFIQGVQDDLVNDGGIMDLWVREARLFKYGSGTGTNFSHLRGEGEKLSGGGKSSGLMGFLKIGDRAAGAIKSGGTTRRAAKMVIVDADHPDIEEFIEWKVLEEQKVASIVAGSKMHEKMLNGIFGAIKTWDGSLDDAVDPAKNDALKGAIREAKKVMIPETYVKRVLDYAKQGHTSIEFPTYDTDWDSEAYNSVSGQNSNNSIRVTDAFLKAVENDDDWNLMNRRDGKPAKTIKARDLWEKVGHAAWACADPGIQYHDTVNAWHTCPEDGEIRGSNPCSEYMFLDDTACNLASMNLLTFYNGGTFDAESYIHACRLWTLTLEISVMMAQFPSKEIAQRSYDFRTLGLGFANIGGLLMNMGHSYDSAEGRALCGSLTAIMTGVAYATSAEIASELGPFAGYKKNREHMLRVIRNHRNAAYGKTDGYEAVNVNPVALDHANCPDQTLVSLAKQAWDEALTLGEQHGYRNAQATVVAPTGTIGLVMDCDTTGIEPDFALVKFKKLAGGGYFKIINQSVPAALETLGYSSSQIEEIIAYAVGHGTIGQAPGINHTSLIGHGFGPAEITKIEEALPQAFDIRFVFNQWTLGADFCTETLGIPAEKLNDPTFDLLRHLGFTKADIEAANDHVCGTMTLEGAPFLKDEHLSVFDCANPCGKKGKRYLSVDSHIHMMAASQSFISGAISKTINMANHASIEDCQKAYELSWSLGVKANALYRDGSKLSQPLAAALVEDDDDAAEILETGSPQQKANVLAEKVVEKIIVKEISRAREKMPQRRKGYTQKAIVGGHKVYLRTGEYEDGNLGEIFIDMHKEGAGFRAMMNNFAIAVSVGLQYGVPLEEFVDAFTFTKFEPSGMVQGNETIKNATSILDYIFRELAVSYLDRTDLAHVAPTGDTFDDVGRGQEEGVRNFEEVPGSRAASAVDVLKQVASTGYLRYRAPQELHVLQGGMNADPVATLETLVPETKGSGGTMAAATATTAVSTGSVSIDARTKAKMQGYEGEACGECGNYTLVRNGTCMKCNTCGGTSGCS; encoded by the coding sequence ATGAAGATTGAACGGCGATTTACCCGCGACGGCGCAGATGTGTATGCGGATCAGACTTTCACGACGACCACGTCGGAGATTCGCAATCCCGACGGGACAATCGTGTTCAAGCTCGACAACGTCGAAGTGCCGACCGGCTGGAGCCAGGTTGCCTCGGACGTGATCGCCCAGAAATACTTCCGCAAAGCGGGCGTGCCCGCCGCGACCAAGCCTGTAAAAGAAAAAGGCGTCCCCGCATTCCTTCAGCGCCACGTGGCCGACGAAAAGGCGCTGGAGGCTATGCCGGAAGACCAGCGTTATGGTGGCGAAACGTCCGCCAAGCAGGTCTTCCGGCGCCTTGCGGGCGCTTGGGCTTACTGGGGCTGGAAGGGCGGCTACTTCACGTCTGAGGCCGACGCACAGGCGTACTTCGACGAGATGCAGCTGATGCTGGCGCGCCAGATGGCAGCGCCCAACAGCCCGCAGTGGTTCAATACCGGCCTGCATTGGGCCTACGGCATCGATGGCCCGGCCCAAGGCCACCACTATGTGGACTACAAGACCGGTAAGCTGACGAAATCCACCTCTTCCTACGAGCACCCACAGCCCCACGCCTGCTTCATCCAAGGCGTGCAGGATGACCTGGTGAACGACGGCGGCATCATGGACCTGTGGGTACGTGAAGCGCGTCTGTTCAAGTACGGCTCGGGCACCGGCACCAACTTCTCTCACCTGCGCGGTGAGGGCGAGAAGCTGTCGGGTGGTGGTAAATCTTCGGGCCTGATGGGTTTCCTGAAGATCGGTGACCGCGCGGCGGGCGCGATCAAGTCCGGCGGCACTACGCGGCGCGCGGCGAAGATGGTGATCGTGGACGCCGATCACCCCGATATCGAGGAATTCATCGAGTGGAAGGTGCTGGAAGAGCAAAAGGTTGCCTCCATCGTGGCCGGCTCCAAGATGCACGAAAAGATGCTCAACGGTATCTTCGGCGCGATCAAGACATGGGACGGCTCCCTGGATGATGCGGTTGACCCGGCCAAGAACGACGCGTTGAAAGGCGCGATCCGCGAAGCCAAAAAGGTCATGATCCCCGAGACTTACGTGAAGCGCGTGCTGGATTACGCCAAGCAGGGCCACACCAGCATTGAGTTCCCGACCTACGACACGGATTGGGACAGCGAGGCGTATAACTCGGTCTCTGGCCAGAACTCCAACAACTCCATCCGCGTCACCGATGCCTTCCTCAAGGCGGTTGAGAATGACGACGACTGGAACCTGATGAATCGTCGTGACGGCAAGCCAGCCAAGACGATCAAAGCCCGCGACCTGTGGGAAAAAGTCGGCCACGCCGCCTGGGCCTGTGCCGATCCCGGCATCCAGTACCACGACACCGTCAACGCATGGCACACATGCCCCGAGGACGGCGAAATCCGCGGCTCCAACCCGTGCTCCGAGTACATGTTCCTGGACGACACGGCCTGTAACCTGGCGTCGATGAACCTGCTGACCTTCTACAACGGCGGCACGTTTGACGCGGAAAGCTACATCCACGCCTGCCGTCTGTGGACGCTGACGCTGGAAATCTCGGTGATGATGGCGCAGTTCCCCTCCAAGGAAATCGCCCAACGCTCCTACGACTTCCGCACCCTGGGCCTTGGCTTCGCCAACATCGGCGGCTTGCTGATGAACATGGGGCACTCCTACGACAGCGCCGAGGGCCGCGCCCTTTGCGGCTCGCTCACCGCGATCATGACCGGTGTGGCTTATGCGACCTCCGCCGAGATCGCCTCCGAGCTTGGGCCCTTCGCCGGCTACAAGAAAAACCGCGAGCACATGCTGCGGGTGATCCGCAACCACCGCAACGCGGCCTACGGCAAGACCGACGGCTATGAGGCGGTGAACGTGAACCCCGTTGCCCTCGACCACGCCAACTGCCCCGACCAAACGCTGGTCAGCCTTGCCAAGCAAGCATGGGACGAGGCGCTGACCCTGGGCGAGCAGCACGGCTACCGCAACGCGCAAGCAACCGTCGTGGCGCCTACGGGCACCATCGGCCTTGTGATGGACTGCGACACCACCGGCATCGAGCCTGACTTCGCCCTGGTGAAGTTCAAGAAGCTGGCCGGCGGCGGTTACTTCAAGATCATCAACCAGTCGGTGCCTGCCGCGCTGGAGACACTGGGCTATTCCTCCAGCCAGATCGAAGAAATCATCGCCTATGCGGTCGGTCACGGCACCATCGGTCAGGCGCCCGGCATCAACCACACCAGCCTGATTGGTCACGGTTTCGGCCCCGCTGAAATCACCAAGATCGAAGAGGCCCTGCCACAAGCCTTTGATATCCGCTTCGTATTCAACCAATGGACCCTCGGCGCGGACTTCTGCACCGAAACCCTTGGTATCCCTGCGGAAAAACTGAACGATCCCACCTTCGACCTGCTGCGTCACCTCGGCTTCACCAAAGCCGATATCGAGGCCGCAAACGACCACGTCTGTGGGACCATGACCTTGGAAGGCGCACCGTTCCTGAAGGACGAGCACCTTAGCGTGTTCGACTGCGCGAACCCCTGCGGGAAGAAAGGCAAACGCTACCTGAGCGTGGATAGCCATATCCACATGATGGCCGCGTCCCAGTCCTTTATCTCGGGTGCGATTTCCAAGACGATCAACATGGCCAACCACGCCTCCATCGAGGATTGCCAGAAAGCCTACGAGCTCTCCTGGTCCCTGGGCGTCAAGGCCAACGCTCTGTATCGGGACGGCTCCAAACTGTCGCAACCTCTGGCCGCTGCCTTGGTCGAGGACGACGACGATGCCGCTGAAATCCTGGAAACGGGCTCGCCGCAGCAAAAAGCCAACGTGCTGGCCGAAAAGGTCGTCGAGAAGATCATCGTCAAGGAAATCTCCCGCGCGCGCGAAAAGATGCCTCAGCGCCGGAAAGGCTACACTCAGAAAGCCATCGTCGGCGGCCACAAGGTCTACCTGCGTACCGGCGAGTACGAGGACGGCAACCTGGGCGAGATCTTCATCGACATGCACAAGGAAGGCGCAGGCTTCCGCGCGATGATGAACAACTTCGCCATCGCCGTCAGCGTGGGCCTGCAATACGGCGTGCCGCTGGAGGAGTTCGTGGACGCCTTCACCTTCACCAAGTTCGAGCCATCGGGCATGGTCCAGGGCAACGAGACGATCAAGAACGCGACCTCGATCCTCGACTACATCTTCCGCGAATTGGCCGTGTCCTATCTGGACCGCACTGATCTGGCCCATGTGGCCCCGACCGGCGACACGTTCGATGACGTGGGCCGTGGACAGGAAGAGGGCGTGCGCAACTTCGAGGAAGTGCCGGGATCGCGTGCCGCCTCAGCCGTTGATGTGCTCAAGCAAGTGGCCTCCACCGGTTACCTGCGCTACCGGGCCCCACAAGAGCTGCACGTGTTGCAGGGCGGCATGAACGCGGACCCGGTGGCCACGCTGGAAACGCTGGTGCCTGAAACCAAGGGCAGCGGCGGCACCATGGCGGCGGCCACCGCCACCACGGCTGTGTCCACCGGCTCTGTCTCCATTGATGCCCGCACAAAGGCGAAGATGCAGGGCTATGAGGGCGAGGCCTGCGGCGAATGTGGCAACTACACGCTGGTGCGCAACGGCACCTGCATGAAGTGCAACACCTGCGGCGGCACCTCTGGGTGTAGCTGA
- a CDS encoding cold shock domain-containing protein, producing the protein MVRDIGDMGLGRAESGAGGAMVAGQVKWFDTTKGFGFVLAEDGGPDILLHANVLRSFGRGSIAEGARVMLRAQTTGRGLQATEVIAIEASDHDAPDEPRPFPDLPDATDLPLVAARVKWFDKVKGFGFANVFGDATDVFVHVEVLRSSGFAELQPGEAIAVKVVDGPRGKMAAEVRNWDTI; encoded by the coding sequence ATGGTACGTGATATTGGAGATATGGGTTTGGGACGCGCAGAAAGTGGTGCTGGCGGCGCTATGGTCGCGGGTCAGGTAAAATGGTTCGACACGACCAAAGGGTTTGGTTTTGTCCTCGCCGAAGATGGCGGGCCCGATATCTTGCTCCACGCGAATGTGTTGCGCAGCTTTGGCCGTGGGTCGATCGCGGAAGGGGCGCGCGTGATGCTCCGCGCACAAACCACCGGTCGCGGACTTCAGGCGACCGAGGTGATCGCCATTGAAGCCTCTGATCACGATGCCCCGGACGAGCCGCGCCCGTTTCCCGACCTTCCCGATGCCACTGACCTGCCCCTTGTCGCGGCGCGTGTGAAGTGGTTTGACAAGGTGAAGGGCTTTGGCTTTGCCAATGTCTTTGGCGACGCCACGGATGTCTTCGTGCACGTCGAGGTTTTGCGCAGTTCCGGTTTCGCTGAGTTGCAGCCCGGTGAAGCGATTGCCGTGAAGGTGGTCGACGGGCCGCGGGGCAAAATGGCCGCCGAAGTGCGCAACTGGGATACGATTTAG
- a CDS encoding SDR family oxidoreductase: MADTTFGPKGWTPERLGNQLGKTYIITGANAGAGFQAARILLKKNAKVVMLNRSAEKSEAAIADLKEEFGAEADVSFIRMDLSVLDSVRKAAEEVLKTVPRIDALINNAAIAQVPTRKLTVDGFESQLGTNHYGHFLLNGRLFDRIAESKGRIVVVASLGYNMGLKTIKFDDMNWDEGYGANTAYSQSKLAQMMFAYELQDRLAAAGRKDVEVFVCHPGSSATSLITTSGSRTMRFIWWLMSKTPMVQTAEQGSYPEVMCATEEALTEQRALYGPTGRMEAVGPVGKGSLNAHAYDKAVMTRLWNESEKAVGFEWKL; the protein is encoded by the coding sequence ATGGCAGATACGACATTCGGACCGAAAGGCTGGACGCCAGAACGCCTCGGCAACCAGTTAGGCAAGACCTACATCATCACCGGCGCCAACGCGGGCGCTGGCTTTCAGGCCGCGCGCATCCTTCTGAAGAAGAACGCCAAGGTGGTGATGCTGAACCGCTCGGCGGAGAAATCCGAGGCTGCAATCGCTGATCTGAAAGAGGAATTCGGTGCAGAGGCCGACGTGAGCTTCATCCGGATGGACCTGTCTGTTTTGGACAGCGTGCGCAAGGCTGCCGAAGAGGTCCTGAAGACGGTGCCGCGCATCGACGCGCTGATCAACAACGCCGCCATCGCGCAGGTGCCAACACGCAAGCTGACCGTCGACGGGTTCGAAAGCCAGCTTGGCACCAATCACTACGGACATTTCCTGCTCAATGGTCGGCTGTTCGATCGCATCGCGGAAAGCAAAGGCCGGATCGTGGTCGTCGCCAGCCTCGGCTATAACATGGGTCTAAAAACCATCAAGTTCGATGACATGAACTGGGATGAGGGCTATGGCGCGAACACCGCGTATTCGCAGAGCAAGCTGGCGCAAATGATGTTTGCCTATGAATTGCAGGACCGTCTGGCCGCGGCGGGGCGCAAGGATGTCGAGGTCTTCGTCTGTCATCCGGGCTCGTCGGCCACATCGCTTATAACCACCAGCGGAAGCCGCACGATGCGTTTCATCTGGTGGCTGATGAGCAAGACGCCGATGGTCCAGACTGCCGAACAAGGATCATACCCTGAGGTCATGTGCGCGACCGAAGAGGCTCTGACCGAGCAACGCGCCCTCTATGGTCCGACGGGCCGAATGGAAGCGGTCGGCCCGGTCGGCAAGGGTTCACTGAACGCTCACGCCTATGACAAGGCTGTCATGACAAGGCTTTGGAATGAGTCGGAAAAAGCTGTTGGGTTCGAGTGGAAACTCTGA
- the modA gene encoding molybdate ABC transporter substrate-binding protein, which translates to MRSLFFHCLVFILLTLPARAENILVFAAASLAGPLDRVAAAWEEETGQSVTLAYAGSSALARQVQAGAPADVVFLANADWMDVLQESGALQADSRRDILGNAMALVINTAAYEALNLNTIPDPYEGRFAMALTDSVPAGIYGRAVLEAMDLWEDLQDQVVEADNVRAATRLVATGAVERGIVYQTEALADPRVSILALASDRLHPPIRYPAALTLNATPQAAEFVYFLQRETALEIFGQAGFRAAPQ; encoded by the coding sequence ATGCGTTCACTATTTTTTCACTGTTTGGTTTTTATCCTCCTGACGTTGCCGGCGCGGGCGGAGAATATCCTTGTGTTCGCAGCGGCCAGCTTGGCCGGGCCGCTCGACCGTGTTGCTGCCGCATGGGAAGAAGAGACGGGCCAATCCGTCACCCTCGCTTATGCCGGGTCCTCTGCACTGGCCCGGCAGGTGCAAGCGGGCGCTCCGGCGGATGTGGTGTTTCTGGCCAATGCCGACTGGATGGATGTGCTGCAAGAAAGCGGCGCCCTGCAAGCCGACAGCCGCCGTGATATCCTTGGCAACGCGATGGCTCTGGTAATCAATACCGCGGCCTATGAAGCCCTGAACCTAAACACTATCCCGGACCCCTACGAGGGGCGCTTTGCCATGGCCCTGACAGATTCCGTGCCGGCGGGCATCTATGGCCGTGCGGTATTGGAGGCGATGGACCTTTGGGAGGACCTGCAAGATCAGGTGGTGGAGGCCGATAACGTCCGTGCCGCAACGCGTTTGGTAGCGACTGGCGCGGTGGAGCGGGGCATTGTCTACCAGACGGAAGCACTTGCCGACCCGCGCGTCTCGATCCTTGCTCTTGCTTCTGACCGGTTGCACCCGCCCATCCGTTACCCCGCTGCGTTAACCTTGAATGCCACGCCGCAAGCTGCTGAATTTGTTTATTTTCTCCAGAGAGAAACTGCGCTTGAGATCTTCGGTCAGGCTGGATTCCGGGCCGCGCCGCAATGA
- the modB gene encoding molybdate ABC transporter permease subunit yields MNGFLGPAEWEALALSLRVALTATLVALPFGIAVAYVLARKRFPGHGLLNGLVHLPLILPPVVTGYLLLVSFGPHAPLGAALEVMGLGVAFRWTGAALAAAIMAFPLMVRAIRLSLEAVDPKLEEAASTLGASRLRVFTTITLPLMAPGILTGTVLAFAKAMGEFGATITFVSNIPGQTRTVPSAIYAFLQMPGGEGAAWRLVIVSVVVAMGALLVSEMLARRVRSRIGGADA; encoded by the coding sequence ATGAACGGGTTTCTCGGCCCCGCCGAATGGGAGGCCTTAGCCCTATCCCTGCGCGTGGCTCTGACCGCGACGCTGGTTGCGCTGCCGTTCGGCATCGCGGTGGCCTACGTCTTGGCCCGCAAACGCTTCCCCGGTCACGGTCTTCTCAATGGGCTGGTCCACCTGCCGCTGATCCTGCCGCCCGTGGTCACAGGATACCTTTTGTTGGTCAGTTTCGGCCCTCACGCCCCCTTGGGCGCGGCGTTAGAGGTCATGGGCCTCGGCGTTGCTTTCCGCTGGACCGGCGCGGCGCTGGCCGCCGCAATCATGGCGTTTCCCTTGATGGTCCGGGCCATTCGCCTTTCGCTGGAGGCCGTTGACCCCAAGTTGGAAGAGGCCGCCAGCACCCTTGGCGCGTCAAGGTTAAGGGTTTTTACCACGATCACGCTGCCCCTGATGGCGCCGGGTATTTTGACCGGCACCGTGCTGGCTTTTGCCAAGGCGATGGGTGAATTCGGCGCGACTATCACCTTCGTTTCCAACATCCCCGGCCAGACGCGTACCGTACCCTCGGCCATCTACGCCTTCTTGCAAATGCCCGGCGGCGAGGGCGCGGCATGGCGCTTGGTCATCGTGTCCGTCGTGGTCGCCATGGGCGCGCTTCTGGTGTCAGAAATGCTTGCGCGGCGGGTCCGGAGCCGGATCGGAGGCGCCGATGCTTGA
- the gpt gene encoding xanthine phosphoribosyltransferase yields the protein MTTQLPHEKGFHISWDQIHRDSRALAWRLDGRGPDDGAWRAVVAITRGGMAPAMIVARELDIRTVDTISVVSYHSGGGKADKRREAKVLKSPDAEIMGDGEGILIVDDLVDSGKTLELVRSLYPKAHFATVYAKPEGEPMVDTFITGVSQDTWIFFPWDMALQYVEPYRGKD from the coding sequence ATGACAACACAACTGCCCCACGAAAAAGGCTTCCACATCTCCTGGGACCAAATCCACCGTGACAGCCGCGCTTTGGCGTGGCGCTTGGATGGCCGTGGCCCCGATGACGGCGCATGGCGTGCGGTCGTCGCGATCACCCGCGGCGGCATGGCGCCTGCGATGATCGTGGCCCGAGAGTTGGACATCCGCACCGTCGACACGATCTCTGTCGTGTCCTACCATTCCGGCGGCGGCAAAGCCGACAAGCGCCGCGAGGCGAAGGTGCTGAAATCCCCCGACGCCGAGATCATGGGCGACGGCGAAGGCATCTTGATCGTCGATGATCTGGTGGACAGCGGCAAAACGCTCGAACTGGTCCGCTCGCTCTACCCCAAGGCGCATTTCGCAACGGTCTACGCCAAGCCGGAAGGCGAGCCGATGGTGGACACGTTTATTACGGGCGTATCCCAAGACACGTGGATTTTCTTCCCCTGGGATATGGCTCTGCAATACGTGGAGCCGTATCGCGGCAAGGATTGA
- the pdxH gene encoding pyridoxamine 5'-phosphate oxidase produces the protein MSERNGIFAGDDPFALAQTWLEEAEAAEPNDPNAIALSTVDATGMPNARMVLLKEIEAPGAGQGGFVFYTNYGSAKGQEIDATQKAAFVMHWKSLRRQIRVRGTTEKVAGPQADVYYKSRSLKSRLGAWASDQSQPLDSRASLMADVARVTAAKGTNPDRPPFWGGFRIVPTEIEFWADGAFRLHDRFQWRRTGPEMPWKVQRLNP, from the coding sequence ATGAGTGAGCGAAACGGTATTTTTGCGGGCGATGATCCCTTTGCACTGGCGCAGACCTGGCTGGAAGAGGCCGAAGCGGCCGAGCCCAACGATCCCAACGCCATCGCGCTATCCACTGTCGATGCCACGGGCATGCCGAACGCGCGGATGGTCTTGCTGAAAGAGATCGAGGCACCGGGGGCGGGGCAGGGTGGTTTTGTCTTCTATACGAACTATGGCTCCGCCAAGGGACAAGAGATCGACGCGACCCAAAAGGCCGCTTTCGTGATGCATTGGAAAAGTCTGCGCCGTCAAATTCGCGTGAGGGGGACGACCGAGAAAGTCGCCGGGCCGCAGGCTGATGTCTACTATAAGTCGCGCTCTCTCAAGAGCCGTCTGGGGGCGTGGGCCTCGGACCAATCGCAGCCCTTGGACAGTCGCGCGTCGCTGATGGCCGATGTGGCACGGGTCACGGCCGCGAAGGGGACGAACCCGGACCGGCCGCCATTTTGGGGCGGTTTCCGGATCGTGCCCACGGAAATCGAGTTCTGGGCCGATGGTGCCTTCCGCCTGCATGACCGGTTTCAGTGGCGTCGAACCGGGCCGGAAATGCCTTGGAAAGTTCAGCGTCTGAACCCGTGA
- the fabI gene encoding enoyl-ACP reductase FabI → MGHTMGMMDGKRGLIMGLANDKSIAWGIAKALAAEGAELAFSYQGDALLKRVGPLAEQLGSSLVIPCDVGDESSLDSLFETLGKEWDNLDFVVHAIGFSDKNELRGRYVETSPANFEMTMNISVYSFTAVCQRAEKMMNNGGSLLTLTYYGAERVMPHYNVMGVAKAALEASVMYLAEDLGRDGIRVNAISAGTIKTLAASGIGDFRYILKWNENNSPLRRTVTQDEVGKSALYLLSDMGSAVTGEVHHVDAGYHVIGMKNPEAPDMSIEKKGE, encoded by the coding sequence ATGGGACACACGATGGGTATGATGGACGGTAAGCGCGGTCTGATTATGGGCCTGGCCAACGATAAATCCATCGCATGGGGGATCGCCAAGGCGCTCGCTGCGGAAGGGGCTGAACTGGCGTTCTCTTATCAGGGCGATGCCTTGCTCAAGCGTGTGGGGCCCTTGGCCGAGCAGCTGGGATCGTCGCTGGTCATCCCCTGCGATGTTGGCGACGAGTCGTCCCTGGACAGCCTGTTCGAGACATTGGGCAAGGAATGGGACAACCTGGACTTCGTCGTCCACGCCATTGGTTTCTCGGACAAAAATGAGCTGCGCGGGCGCTACGTCGAAACCTCGCCCGCGAACTTCGAGATGACGATGAACATATCGGTCTACTCCTTCACCGCCGTGTGCCAACGGGCCGAGAAGATGATGAACAACGGCGGCTCGCTGCTGACGCTCACCTATTACGGCGCCGAGCGGGTGATGCCCCACTACAACGTCATGGGCGTGGCAAAGGCCGCGCTGGAGGCCTCCGTCATGTATCTGGCCGAGGATCTGGGCCGCGACGGCATCCGTGTGAACGCGATTTCCGCCGGCACGATCAAGACCCTCGCCGCGTCGGGCATCGGTGATTTCCGCTACATCCTGAAATGGAACGAAAATAATTCGCCCCTGCGCCGCACCGTGACCCAGGATGAAGTCGGCAAATCCGCGCTTTATCTGCTGTCTGACATGGGCAGTGCCGTCACCGGAGAGGTTCACCACGTCGATGCGGGCTACCACGTCATCGGCATGAAGAACCCCGAAGCGCCCGACATGAGCATCGAGAAGAAGGGCGAGTAA